One Candidatus Cloacimonadota bacterium DNA window includes the following coding sequences:
- a CDS encoding UvrD-helicase domain-containing protein, with protein MLLEHLDPQQQKVVLNTEGPLLVFAGAGSGKTRSIIYRAAYLIQEMGTEPWKILIVTFTNKAARELKERLAQQLFIDVRSLWVGTFHSICATILRFEAKEHQLPFTSNFTIFDADDQKGLLKKIYKELDIDASSMPIGTVASIISRTKSSLINTENFFDYHPPNVYTESVYKIFIRYQQKLRDNNALDFDDLLMETAILLANNEIVLHKYRRKFSHIMIDEYQDTNFAQFRIIQLLGGEHGNICAVGDDDQAIYSWRGASIQNIINFAQDFNNATIIRLEQNYRSSQPILDIANKLISCNSTRHPKQLWSDRKKGERPVLHTYETDTDEAKAILQDINHLFESQDFFETVAILYRTNAQSRIFETVCLELGIPYKVHGSLNFFQRKEIKDIIAYLRVIINPEDTESLLRIINFPPRTIGGITIGKLAEYSAERGITLYQGLIEAEKITTLSNRQQNSLSSLVSLLLRWQNMISTTEVTELLEDIYQSLQIIEYYSVSKDFKDVTRIENIKEFLVATMDFAENYRKENDQPATLVDFLQNISLFTTLESEYENLPEDGEEKQQVNLMTLHNAKGLEFDYVFISGLEEKLLPHQLSLHSNEEIEEERRLLYVGITRAKSHLFLSYARYRRTYYGYEITMPSRFIKEIFPEQKKQIPIDQRNYNKSVRVNDFTEKKVKIPWIKEDEKLFRIGQRVRHKDFGDGTVLSVEGKGKDAKLSILFRDGKLKKIIGSYVQILTEK; from the coding sequence ATGTTATTAGAACATCTTGATCCACAACAGCAAAAAGTTGTGTTAAATACAGAAGGACCATTGCTTGTTTTCGCAGGAGCCGGAAGTGGAAAGACCCGTTCCATCATCTATCGTGCTGCTTACTTAATCCAAGAGATGGGAACAGAACCATGGAAGATACTCATTGTTACTTTCACCAACAAAGCCGCACGGGAATTAAAAGAACGACTTGCCCAGCAGCTTTTTATTGATGTCCGTTCTTTATGGGTAGGAACCTTTCACTCTATTTGCGCAACGATCCTTAGGTTTGAAGCAAAAGAACATCAGCTCCCTTTTACTAGTAATTTTACGATTTTTGATGCAGACGATCAGAAGGGTTTGCTAAAAAAAATCTATAAAGAGCTTGATATCGACGCATCATCTATGCCAATCGGGACAGTAGCCAGTATAATCAGCAGAACAAAGAGTTCCTTGATCAACACAGAAAATTTCTTTGATTACCATCCTCCAAATGTTTATACTGAATCTGTTTATAAAATTTTCATTAGATATCAACAAAAATTGCGGGATAACAATGCTCTCGATTTTGATGACCTATTGATGGAAACTGCTATTCTATTAGCTAATAATGAAATAGTATTACACAAATACCGTCGTAAATTTTCTCATATTATGATCGATGAGTATCAAGATACAAACTTTGCTCAATTCCGGATTATTCAATTGTTAGGTGGCGAGCATGGTAATATCTGCGCCGTAGGGGATGATGATCAAGCGATATATAGCTGGCGTGGAGCTTCCATACAGAATATAATCAATTTTGCTCAAGATTTTAACAATGCTACTATCATCCGATTAGAACAGAACTATCGTTCTTCTCAACCAATACTTGATATTGCTAACAAACTTATCTCCTGCAACTCGACTCGCCATCCGAAACAGTTATGGTCAGACAGAAAGAAAGGTGAAAGACCCGTGTTACATACATATGAAACCGACACTGATGAAGCGAAGGCAATTTTACAAGACATAAACCATCTTTTTGAATCCCAAGATTTTTTCGAAACAGTTGCAATTCTTTATCGGACAAATGCTCAATCCCGTATCTTTGAGACAGTATGCCTCGAGTTGGGAATTCCTTATAAAGTACATGGTTCACTTAACTTCTTCCAAAGAAAAGAGATCAAAGATATTATTGCCTATTTAAGAGTCATCATAAATCCCGAAGATACAGAGAGTCTTTTACGGATAATTAACTTCCCACCCCGCACTATTGGAGGAATAACAATCGGTAAATTGGCAGAATATTCTGCTGAAAGAGGTATAACTCTCTATCAGGGACTAATAGAAGCTGAAAAAATCACTACGCTCTCTAATCGACAACAAAACAGTTTAAGTAGTTTAGTTTCTTTGCTGCTCCGTTGGCAAAATATGATTAGCACAACAGAAGTGACTGAACTATTAGAAGACATCTATCAATCATTACAAATCATCGAGTATTATTCTGTCAGTAAGGATTTCAAAGATGTGACCCGCATAGAAAATATCAAAGAATTTCTTGTTGCCACCATGGATTTTGCCGAGAATTATCGCAAAGAAAACGACCAACCAGCAACTCTGGTAGATTTTTTACAAAATATATCTCTCTTCACGACACTGGAATCAGAATATGAGAACTTACCGGAAGACGGAGAGGAAAAACAGCAAGTAAATCTAATGACTCTCCATAATGCCAAAGGATTGGAATTTGATTATGTTTTTATTTCCGGTTTAGAAGAGAAGCTCTTACCCCATCAACTATCCCTGCATAGTAATGAAGAAATAGAAGAAGAGCGGCGACTTCTTTATGTCGGTATAACAAGAGCCAAGTCACATCTGTTTCTCAGTTATGCCAGATACAGGCGTACTTACTATGGCTATGAGATTACTATGCCCAGCAGGTTTATCAAAGAAATATTTCCGGAACAAAAGAAACAAATACCCATTGATCAACGTAATTACAATAAGTCGGTAAGAGTTAATGATTTTACTGAAAAAAAGGTAAAGATACCATGGATAAAAGAAGATGAGAAACTATTCCGTATCGGTCAAAGGGTGCGACACAAAGATTTTGGAGACGGCACTGTGTTGAGTGTTGAAGGTAAGGGAAAGGATGCTAAATTATCCATTCTCTTTAGAGACGGTAAACTAAAAAAGATAATCGGTTCTTATGTTCAAATCTTGACCGAAAAATAA